A genomic region of Rhipicephalus sanguineus isolate Rsan-2018 chromosome 1, BIME_Rsan_1.4, whole genome shotgun sequence contains the following coding sequences:
- the LOC119394188 gene encoding growth hormone-inducible transmembrane protein-like, whose amino-acid sequence MLVVWKCCLSPAAARASAKAFAAGPAPSRWPMMTQKTMNMSTRTRSARFQAATVKRRTLREIIMAPAGDSAFNVGKGVLAGASAFGLGALCYYGLGMSSEAGAFEKSM is encoded by the exons ATGCTGGTGGTGTGGAAATGCTGCCTTTCGCCAGCAGCTGCGAGAGCATCTGCAAAGGCTTTCGCAGCCGGACCAGCGCCTTCGCGATGGCCGATGATGACCCAGAAGACTATGAACATGTCAACACGAACACGGTCGGCCCGCTTTCAGGCGGCCACAGTCAAGCGCCGTACCCTTCGCGAAATAATCATGGCCCCAGCTGGTGATTCAG CATTCAATGTGGGGAAAGGTGTTCTGGCAGGAGCATCGGCCTTTGGGCTGGGAGCCCTGTGCTACTATGGACTCGGCATGTCAAGTGAAGCTGGAGCCTTTGAGAAATCCATGTGA